The Allocatelliglobosispora scoriae genome contains a region encoding:
- a CDS encoding ABC transporter permease, which translates to MFFYLVRRITTAIGMLFLVSVTTFGIFFLVPKATGTDPAVLFTGKTADARAVEGIRIKLGLGDPIWLQYWHFIKGIFVGRDFNSGPDVTHCSAPCFGYSFKTDQEVWGLLISRLPVTLSLALGAAVIWLLVGTLAGSISALRKGTMLDRTVMILALAGVSLPIYFTGLIAQLLFVHKLEWFPPIGYVDFLDSPGEWAMNLILPWITLAMLYAAQYARMTRGAMLDTLGEDYVRTARAKGLRERKVIGKHAMRSVMTPVITIFGLDLGGLLGGAILTEGVFSLHGLGKEAIQAIGSFDLPVIMGVTLFGAFFIVVANLAVDLLYAVIDPRVKLS; encoded by the coding sequence GTGTTCTTTTACCTTGTCCGGCGGATCACCACCGCCATCGGGATGCTCTTCCTGGTCAGCGTGACGACATTCGGGATCTTCTTCCTGGTGCCGAAGGCGACCGGAACCGACCCGGCCGTACTCTTCACCGGCAAAACCGCCGACGCTCGCGCGGTCGAGGGCATCCGGATCAAGCTCGGCCTCGGCGACCCGATCTGGCTGCAGTACTGGCACTTCATCAAGGGCATCTTCGTCGGCCGCGACTTCAACTCCGGGCCGGACGTCACGCACTGCTCCGCACCCTGCTTCGGCTACTCCTTCAAGACCGACCAGGAGGTCTGGGGCCTGCTCATCAGCCGACTCCCGGTCACCCTGTCGCTCGCGCTCGGCGCGGCGGTGATCTGGCTCCTGGTGGGTACGCTCGCCGGCTCCATCTCGGCCCTGCGCAAGGGCACCATGCTCGACCGGACCGTGATGATCCTGGCCCTCGCCGGCGTCTCGCTCCCCATCTACTTCACCGGGCTGATCGCCCAGCTCCTCTTCGTGCACAAGCTCGAATGGTTCCCGCCGATCGGTTACGTCGACTTCCTCGACAGCCCCGGCGAGTGGGCGATGAACCTGATCCTCCCCTGGATCACGCTGGCGATGCTCTACGCCGCGCAATATGCCCGGATGACCCGTGGCGCCATGCTCGACACCCTCGGCGAGGACTACGTCCGCACCGCCCGAGCCAAGGGCCTGCGCGAACGCAAGGTCATCGGCAAGCACGCGATGCGCTCGGTGATGACCCCGGTGATCACGATCTTCGGCCTCGACCTCGGCGGCCTGCTCGGCGGCGCCATCCTCACCGAGGGCGTCTTCAGCCTGCACGGCCTCGGCAAGGAGGCGATCCAGGCGATCGGCAGCTTCGACCTGCCGGTGATCATGGGTGTCACCCTCTTCGGCGCGTTCTTCATCGTCGTGGCGAACCTCGCCGTCGACCTCCTCTACGCGGTCATCGACCCGCGCGTGAAGCTCTCCTAG